A genomic window from Mustela erminea isolate mMusErm1 chromosome 16, mMusErm1.Pri, whole genome shotgun sequence includes:
- the JRK gene encoding jerky protein homolog, with protein MASKQAAGRSPGEKRKRVVLTLKEKIDICARLEKGESRKVLMQEYNVGMSTLYDIKAHKAQLLRFFANSASSAAAEQRRTLHTPKLEHLDRALYQWFLGKRAEGVPVSGPMLIEKAKDFYEQMQLTEPCVFSGGWLWRFKARHGIKKLDASGEKQAADHRAAEQFCGFFRSLTAEHGLSPEQVYNADETGLFWRCLPSPSLEGGAVPGVRQSKDRLTVLMCANATGSHKIKPLVVGKGGGPRAFGGIQQLPVAYKAQGNAWVDKEIFSDWFHHIFVPSVKEHFRAAGLPEDGKAILLLDNARARPREAELASGNIFTVFLPASVTSLLQPMDQGIRRDFMRHFVNPPVPLQTCHPRYGMNDAVFNVACAWSAVPGDVFSRAWRKLWPAVMFAEGSSSEEEPERLRVKPHDQTFAHILELGTEAPARPGSRLPQAAAAEQGRPGHTVGEGPALGSGSLELVKKDSDEAAWEQAALSFDAVVRFAEGQPCFTAQEVGQLRTLRSVFARQRQVKWRRGALRAVVKLEAPQEASTLPCSSAAAEH; from the coding sequence ATGGCCTCTAAGCAGGCTGCGGGGCGGAGCCCAGGGGAGAAGCGCAAGAGGGTGGTGCTGACCCTGAAGGAGAAGATCGACATTTGCGCGCGCCTGGAGAAGGGGGAGAGCAGGAAGGTGCTGATGCAGGAGTACAACGTGGGCATGTCCACCCTGTATGACATCAAGGCCCACAAGGCGCAGCTGCTGCGCTTCTTTGCCAACTCGGCGTCCAGCGCGGCGGCGGAGCAGCGGCGCACCCTGCACACGCCCAAGCTTGAGCACCTGGACCGCGCCCTGTACCAGTGGTTCCTGGGCAAGCGGGCTGAGGGCGTGCCCGTGTCGGGCCCCATGCTCATCGAGAAGGCCAAGGACTTCTACGAGCAGATGCAGCTAACGGAGCCCTGCGTGTTCTCGGGCGGGTGGCTCTGGCGTTTTAAGGCCAGACACGGCATCAAGAAGCTGGACGCGTCCGGCGAGAAACAGGCGGCCGACCACCGAGCCGCCGAGCAGTTCTGTGGCTTCTTCCGGAGCCTGACGGCCGAGCACGGCCTGTCCCCCGAGCAGGTGTACAACGCCGACGAGACCGGCCTTTTCTGGCGGTGCCTGCCCAGTCCCAGCCTGGAAGGTGGGGCGGTGCCTGGCGTCAGGCAGAGCAAGGACAGGCTGACCGTCCTCATGTGTGCCAATGCCACCGGCTCCCACAAGATCAAGCCCCTGGTGGTCGGCAAGGGCGGCGGTCCCCGGGCTTTCGGGGGCATCCAGCAGCTGCCCGTCGCCTACAAGGCCCAAGGGAACGCGTGGGTGGACAAGGAGATTTTTTCCGACTGGTTCCATCACATCTTCGTCCCGTCAGTGAAGGAGCACTTCCGGGCCGCCGGTCTGCCCGAGGATGGCAAAGCCATTCTGCTGTTGGACAATGCCCGCGCCCGCCCGCGGGAGGCCGAGCTGGCCTCCGGCAACATCTTCACCGTCTTCCTGCCCGCCAGCGTCACGTCGCTGCTACAGCCCATGGACCAGGGCATCCGGAGGGACTTCATGAGGCACTTCGTTAACCCCCCCGTCCCGCTGCAGACCTGCCACCCCCGCTACGGCATGAATGACGCCGTCTTCAACGTGGCCTGCGCCTGGAGCGCCGTGCCCGGTGACGTCTTCAGCCGGGCCTGGAGGAAGCTGTGGCCGGCGGTCATGTTCGCCGAGGGCTCGTCTTCAGAGGAGGAGCCGGAGCGCCTCCGCGTGAAGCCTCACGACCAGACTTTCGCGCACATTCTGGAGCTGGGGACGGAGGCCCCGGCCCGCCCTGGCAGCCGGCTTCCCCAGGCCGCGGCGGCCGAGCAGGGCAGGCCGGGACACACGGTCGGAGAaggcccagccctgggctctgggagccTGGAGCTCGTCAAGAAGGACAGCGACGAGGCGGCCTGGGAGCAGGCAGCCTTGTCCTTCGATGCCGTGGTCCGCTTCGCCGAGGGGCAGCCCTGCTTCACGGCGCAGGAGGTGGGGCAGCTGCGCACGCTGCGCTCCGTGTTCgccaggcagaggcaggtgaAGTGGCGGCGCGGCGCTCTCAGGGCCGTGGTCAAACTCGAGGCTCCCCAGGAGGCCTCCACTCTGCCCTGCTCCTCTGCAGCCGCCGAGCACTGA